One segment of Erigeron canadensis isolate Cc75 chromosome 2, C_canadensis_v1, whole genome shotgun sequence DNA contains the following:
- the LOC122587848 gene encoding uncharacterized protein LOC122587848, whose product MSSFGIKNKQDEKTWGQGACSLTYILMSTDELKIIRELEKDVERDLEEEIKDGIYRLAFKLHRLYQHQIERYENESPYKKEQHTKTNKILSELNINIRMKSGTTIEIKETKNGTPQISPKLSMSSASVYTKRIPPPRKQKFNWENTLRSSDQPLCTKNENITTPKSDKKCPERATRSTKVMAHRNEQHINQKILTKRGTRD is encoded by the exons ATGTCATCATTCGGAATTAAGAACAAGCAGGACGAGAAAACATGGGGCCAGGGCGCTtgt AGTCTTACATATATACTAATGTCAACCGATGAGCTCAAGATCATCCGAGAACTGGAAAAAGACGTCGAGAGAGATTTGGAAGAGGAAATAAAAGATGGCATATATCGTCTTGCTTTTAAGCTGCATCGACTATATCAACACCAAATCGAAAGGTATGAAAATGAATCACCTTACAAAAAAGAACAACATACAAAGACGAACAAAATACTTTCAGAGCTTAACATTAATATACGGATGAAAAGTGGCACCACTATAGAAATCAAAGAGACAAAAAATGGAACCCCACAGATTAGTCCAAAACTTTCTATGAGTTCGGCATCAGTGTATACCAAAAGAATTCCTCCTCCCCGGAAACAGAAGTTTAATTGGGAAAACACACTTCGATCATCTGATCAACCACTTTGTACGAAGAATGAAAATATAACGACGCCGAAATCAGATAAAAAATGTCCTGAAAGAGCTACGCGAAGTACGAAGGTCATGGCACACAGAAATGAACAACATATCAACCAAAAAATCCTAACAAAACGTGGTACCAGAGATTAA